The nucleotide window ATGAGTGTAAAGGGCTACATGAACTCCAAGCtctttatgtcccaaatggcatgctGTTCCCTAAATCaggatgtttttattttattgtccagtgttggtgatcacgtgcccactggagccgcttcttcttgtttttagctaataggagtggaacccggtgtgtggtcgtctgctgcaatagcccatccgtgacaaggaccgactagcccatccgtgacaaggaccgacTAGCCCACCCGTGACTCACACCGACTAGCCCACCCGTGACTCGCACCGACTAGCCCACCCGTGACTCGCACAGACTAGCCCACCCGTGACTCGCACCGACTAGCCCATCCGTGACTCACACAGACTAGCCCACCCGTGACAAGGACCGACTAGCCCACCCGTGACTCACACAGACTAGCCCACCCGTGACAAGGACCGACTAGCCCACCCGTGACTCGGACCGACTAGCCCACCCGTGACTCGGACCGACTAGCCCACCCGTGACTCGGACCGACTAGCCCACCCGTGACTCGGACCGACTAGCCCACCCGTGACTCGGACCGACTAGCCCACCCGTGACTCGGACCGACTAGCCCCCCCGTGACTCGGACCGACTAGCCCTCCCGTGACTCGGACCGACTAGCCCATCCGTGACTCGGACCGACTAGCCCATCCGTGACTCGGACCGACTAGCCCATCCGTGACTCTGACCGACTAGCCCATCCGTGACTCTGATCGACTAGCCCTTCCGTGACTCGGACCGACTAGCCCTTCCGCTTTGCTAGTGTTTTCAGTCTTTTATGTGTAGCaactaaatgtttttttaaaatcaaaatatcaattttaaaaaaaatgctCAGAACTTAGGTGGCCAAATAAAATCACCTGAAAGCCAAATTCGGCCAGTTTGGGAACACTGCCCTATAtaatgcaatacttttgaccaggacccatgggAAATAGGGTTCACATTTTGGACGCAGTCTGAACTTTATAACCATCTGGTCTTTCTGTCCTTAGGCTTCCTAGTTATTTCATTAGATTACATTAAAATAGTGTGATTCATTAAGTCATGGGTTTGCATTCATTTAGCAGAAGAACAGAAGAAGGCTCTCTAAGTGGCTGGAGCATGACTAATTTTTCTCAAAGAAATGTCAAGCATGGTTGGTTGACCCTGTAATGTTACTTACAGTACCATGCAACCAGTGTCATGATTTAACAATAgagtatacactaccgttcaaaagtttggggtcacttaaaaatgtccttgtttttgaaagaaaagcaaacatTTCTGTCCATTTaataggccagcatcccggagtcgcctcttcacttttgacactgcgggtactatttaatgaagctgcagttgaggacttgtcaggcgtctgtttctcaaactagatactctaatgtacttgtcctcttgctcagttgtgcaccagggcctcccattcctctttctattctggttagatacattttgcgctgttctgtgaagggagtagtacacagcgttgtacgagatcttcagtgtcttggcaatttctcgcatggaaaagccttcatttctcagaacaagaatagactgacaagttttggaaggaagttatttgtttctggccattttgagcctgtaatcgaacccaaaaATGCTGATGCTCTATATACCCTGTTAGTCTaaaaaggacagttttattgcttctttaattagcacaacagtttccagctgtgctaacataattgcaaaagggttttctaatgatcaattagcatttttaaaatgataaacttggattagctaacacaatgtgccattggaacacaggagtgatgtttgctgataatgggcctctgtacgcctatgtagatataacatttaaaaaatctgcagtttccagctacaatagtcatttacaactttaacaatgtctgcactgtatttctgatcaatttgatattatattaatggatgaaaaatttgattttctttcaaaaacaaggacatttctaagtgagcccaaacttttgaatggtagtgtatattaaTGGTTTTAGATAGTTCAGAGCATTGTAATGTTTTCCCTTAAATGTCAGTTTCCCTGTATTTCAATGGTACTTCTTTATACCTGGACTTATTTTCCAAAGAAACGGATGAAAAACCTTAATCCTAACAAGTAGTAAAAGCCAATCCCCAGGGACTGCTTCAATCAGGGTGCTCACATTAGTCCTACGACTGCTGTTATTTGGGCACACTAACCTCCTGTTTGATCTCCGTTGCCTAGTTGCGTCATAGAGTCTAAAAATATCCAGCTAGCCCTCCCTGcgtctttccttccctcccccctGCCTCGCTGCATTGTGTTGCTCCACTTTAGCATTTGATCCAGGAGAAGAGCAGGGGGAGGGGCCTAGCGGCAGAATGTCTTATTGACTTCAGCAGCGCCAGTGATGTCATTGTGATGTCAATGTCCCTAATTGTAATTTTGTGCAAAGTTGATGGGTGACCCCTCCATGTAGAGAGCAGgcagagcgagacacacacaggcGGATAGAAAGACACAGTCTAATAAAGACAGAGAAAGTGTCTGATTCTGTGGAGCCTGTGTTGAGTAGAATATATGGCTGTTACTGGAGATGAGACTGAATCAGGTATGGAACTGTCGTTTTTAAGTTTTCCTTTCTAAGTGTTTCTCAGACTTCGATTTTCATAGAAAATGAAATGTTGCATGCTGGCAGTAATTGAAAATGTATAGCTGCATTGTTGTACAATTCAGATATCAATCTATCTGCATCGTCTATATTTCGACGGCTAAATACATCATTTTGATACTTTTTGTTTTTGGGAGGAATGAGTTTAAAGTTGGGTTGGTCAAATGTCTTTACAGAACTTTTAAGCATTGATAAAAACGTGTATGTGGTCTACCAAAGGTTCGCTTGGAGTCTTCAGAGTATTTTCTCAAGATACAGAGTATTTTCTCAAGATACTGAGTGTTTAAGGGAACAGAGGAAACCAATAGCAAACTGAGACGAGCACTGACTGAGGGTTAATAGCTAGCTACCATAGAGGCACATTGCCCACAGTTCTTTCTGAGACTTGAACACCTTGCAAGAGGACTTTATAATTACCATTCAACATTCCTGTAGTGAAAAGCTAGACATAACTGTTGACCGAACAAGGCGGTAAGTGTTTGGTTAGCTTGCTCAATCCGCCAGTACCGGTCTGTCTGCCCCCTGAAATGCTCAAACAGAATGCTTCTCTGGATCAGCGAGTGTGAGGGGTGGTGGATGTGTGTTGACGTCAATCCAGTTTCCTGGAAGCAGATCTGGGCAGGGAAATGAAAATGTGTCGAGTGAGACCCAGATTGACGTCAGCAGGGAGTCATGCTGTGATTAggctacagacagaacagagcccTCTGAGAGCAGTGAGCACAGCGTAGGCGATGCCAGTTTTAGTAATCCACTCAGAtgacgacagagagagactagctcAGCCTGGTGTAGCCCCTCACATCTGCAGGCTGATGCTTGCTCACTCATGCGTTAAAACACTAGTGCAGTGGTAGCATTTGGGCTATTATCAAGTCATAAATGTTACCAATTTTGTTTTTTGTGAAAGCATAGTTGTTTTGTATAAGTGTTTGTTCTTGCCATAtaggtgccttcagaaagtattcataccccttgatttattccacgttcttatacagcctgaattcaaagttgatgaaaaaaaaatcttaccaatctacacacaatatccaatgacaatgtgaaaagatgtttttagacatttttacaaatgtattgaaaatgaaatactgaaatgtctcatttacataagtattcacacgccTGAGTCGGTACATATTAGAATCACCTTATTCTTTaaacaattcttcaagctctgtcaagttgtttgTTGATTTTTTTGCAGATTTAAAACTGTAATTGGGCAtatcaggaacattcaatgtagtATTGGTAAGCATCTCcattgttttaggttattgtcctgctgaaaggttaatttgtctcccagtgtctgttggaaagtaaactgaacaaggttttcctctaggatttttcctgtgcttagctctattctgtgtCTCTTCATCCTCCAAAAATCCCTAGTCTATGACagcacccataacatgatgcagccacctccatgcttgaaaatatgaagagtggtactctgtgtgtgttgtgttggatttgccccaaacataacactttgtattcaggtcaaagttcatttctttgccacattttttgcagttttactttagtgccttgcaaACAGGATtattgttttggaatatttttattctgtacaggcttccttttcattctttactctgtcatttaggttagtattgtgaagtaactagaatgttgttaatccatcctcagttttcacaTATCAGCCATTAAActgtgtaactgttttaaagtcaccataggcctcatggtgaaatccctgagtggtttccttcctctcctgcaactgaATTAGAAAGGACACCTGTCTCTTTGTAgttactgggtgtattgatacaccatccaaagtgtaattaataacttcaccatgctcaaagggatatttgaTGTCTGCTTTTTGCTATTTTTACCCATCTCCCAATAGATGccgttctttgcgaggcattggaaaaacctccctggtctttgtggttgaatctgtttgaaattcactgctcgactgagggaccttacaattatctgtatgtggagtacagagatgaggtagttattaaaaaataatgttaaacactattattgcacacagagtgagtccatgcaacttatgtgacttgttaagaacATTTTTAAGTCTGAACTTATTTCgttttgccataacaaaggggttgaatacttattgactcaagacatttcagcttttagtttagttttaaaaaattatttaaaaaaatctttctccccaatttcgtgataccCAATTGGTAGTTATTCTTGTCCCTTCGCTGCAACCCCTACGTACTTGTGAGGAGCAAAGGTTTTCCTccgagccatgcatcctccgaaacacgaccctgccaagccgcactgcttcttgaaacactgctcgcttaactcggaagacagccacaccaatgtgtcggaggaaacaccgacTGATGTCAGCTTGCAggtgcccagcccgccacagggagtagctagagcgcgatgggacaaggaaatcctggCCAGCCAAACATTCCCCttacccagacaacactgggccaattgtgcaccgcctcatgggtctcccagtcacggcAGGCTGtggcacagcctgggatcaaacccgggtctgtagtgacacctcaagcactgcgacGCATTTGTAAATATGAAAACAtaattacactttgacattatggggtattatgtgtaggccagtgacacgaaatctaaatttaatccattttaaatcgggctgtaacacaaaatgtggaaaaagtccagggttgtgaatactttctgaaggcactgtaagcatGATGATAGTTTGTGACAAACATCTTTAGTTCTTTCTCTCCTGTAGTTACGTTGCAGTTACTATTAGAAGAGATTAGAATGGTATTTATCAAAATACCAGCGATCGGATGAGAATCTCAATTTCTAAACCAAGGAGCACATTGGAAATAAGTGTATTTTACGCTTTTATGTGTTAtcctttaaaatatatatatatatgtattttgtatgtattttaaaaaatgtgtctgaaatgcacagtaccagtcaagacacacctactcattccagggtttttctttattttctacattgtagaataatagtgaagacatcaaaactatgaaataacacatatggaatcatgtagtaaccaaaaaagtgtataacaaatcaaaatatattttatatttgagattcttcaaagtagccaccctttgccttgatgacttttgactggtacggtaTATTGGGAAATAGATTAGAGGTATACAGTATAGAAAGTGAGTCGGAATGGGGGATCAAACCGCTCTCTAGGGGTATATGTGGTTCAGGGGCGGCAGCACTACCACTAGACTACCCATTCCCCCTGGTAACCAGATAATGACAATTGTCTTCACATAATTGTAGTAATTAATCCCCCCCACCATTGCACTATAAGCTAATATGCTCTATTCTTTAATGGCAATGTGCATGTTGATAATCTGATAAAGACAAGAACACTGGTTACATTAAAAAAACTGAACAAGCAGCTTATGACAACTAATCAGTGAAATGGTTTTTAATTGAGTTAGGCCTACTGCGTTGGGCAAGGTGATTGTCTCTCAATCCTGGTTGTTGGTGTTAAGTCACAGGCCATTGGTTAATCTTTTTACAGAGGGGTCAAAGGTGAGGGTTCTTGGCTCTCGTCATGGATCACGCtctgaatgcatcccaaatggcaccatattccctttatagtgcactacttttgaccagggcccagagggaatagggtgccatttgggatgaattctCACACTCTCCCAATACAGATTTGACAGAACTACTCAGAACTACTCCCTAATTTGGCAGCTGTGCTGTGATCTTAAATCTGTCTAGAAAAATGATCATTTAAATTAGGTTTGTTTTGCTTAGTTCATTTCTGTCTGTTGGAATCTGGGATTGTCTGGTCATTTTAATAGAAAGAGTGGTCAGTTGTTTTTTTGCCGTTAAAAGGATTCCCATCTACTTTATTTGTATTTTGAGTTCGTCTAATTTACAGTTGCTTATCCTGTAAATAGATAGATGAGTAATCTTTGATTTGAAGGATTGAGTTAAAAAATACAGTACTTGATTTTCACCCAGCAAGCTAAGTACAGGCGGTCATTACAAGTGAGAATCTGTATTCcgatgtcctgtctgtctctctgtgcaagTGATGAACTTGATTTAAGTAAATTACTATCAAAACTAACCCTGatgttctgtctgtgttttcTAGCTGCCACTGGAGATATGCCAGCGTACCAGCTGCGTTCGCCCACTTCGGGCCTACCCCAGGGCCTGGTGATGGCTGCGTCCCCAGGCTCCCTGTCCATGCACAGCCCCCCGGTGCACACTGAGGAGGTCACACGCAAGAGGGAGGTCCGCCTCATGAAGAACAGGTGAGACGGATGCAGTtggcgtcccaaatggcaccctattccctttacatttgaccagaggccctgatcaaaagtagtacacAAAAGAGagtagggtgccttttgggacacagacacacattttaCTTGAATTTCTCTGAATTTGGCTaacaacagagaaagaggaaTAGATTTCAAAATCGTTCACACTCATCTTTCGGTTTCCTCCctttcctgtaggttttaaagCACCCTTTTGATAATTGGTTAGCAATAAAGGTTGAGTGGATGTTATGTGAATCGTCTGAGGTGTATTTGTTCACTTTTGATTGGTGCTGAGTGCTGGAATTTCTCCCACTGACCATCTCTTTTCCCCTGTTTTCTCTAGGGAGGCTGCACGGGAGTGCCGCAGGAAAAAGAAAGAGTATGTCCGGTGTCTGGAGAATCGTGTGGGCGTGCTGGAAAACCAAAACAAGACCCTCATCGAGGAACTCCGAGCATTAAAGGACATTTACTGCCACAAGAACGAGTAGCTCAGTAGCTGTACTCAGCCTTGTGCCAGGAGAGAGAGATCCTACTAAAATGGCTCATATAGTTCCGTTTACAGACTGACTGCTCTAAAAGACTGGAACAAAAACTACTTTCACTGTCTACTCCGCTTTTTCAGGCCCAGTCACTTTGATACTGCATCAGAGGTTGTCAGGCGGCCATAGGCTTGTGCTCTCCGGGCACAAGTCAAGTCTTGCTCTGGCCCAGGGCCCCTGTCTGTCCTCACTCATGCGCTTGCAAGTGAATACACAAGTGTCGCCCAGCCGCGTTTTGCTTTTGCTATTTTCAGTGAGGCAACCAATGAGAAGCCAGCCTGCAGAGGAAAAGGAAGTACATGTGCTTCCTGAAGGCACACCGCTCACCACCACTGACTCACCACAGTGGAGGAGCAAAAGCTAAAGACCTGCGTTAGAGCCTCATTATCAGCCAGCAAGTTTGTGCAAGCAGACTCACCAGCAAGCCAACCTACCTTAGCCTAAGTGCCAGTCTGTTTATGctatcatgccaactccttgtTACTTATTGtcatgtttggcttgacaatgaaACCAATCAAGTTGGCAAGAGCACCAATAGATCTAGGAGAAGGCTAAACCTACCCATCTTTACTTTTCACTGCTAGCTAGAGTTGTTCTTATATTTCTATTCTCATCTTGGCTTTTGTCAACATTTCTTTGTGAAATGAGATGAACCTCTTCTTTCAGGACGAAGTGTGTGGACGAGTGAATACACTTTATACATCATTGAAGTTTTGGAATGCTGTATTTGGCCATTTGAGTCCATTCAAAAATGTTTATgacttaaaggtccaatgcaaccGTTTTTATCTCCATAGCAACTATTTCCTGGGCTACAataaagtaccttactgtgattgttttcaattaaagtGGTCAAAAATAAACCAAAATTTGCTTCTGAGCAAAGAgctatttctcaagcaagaatttagcttgggctgtctgggagtggtctgagctgttattggcagagaggtttggaacgctCTTTCTTACAGGTCTAACTAATTTACCACCAGGAAGACCAAAACACCATCCCacaaaaacaggctgaaatttcagatgtttttttcaaacagctcttccactaaaagggcattattgtCATTTAGAAAATGACAATTTCACagcattattccaacctcatagtttTTAAATTCTTTTTTGAAACACAGGCAAATCTAGTTTTTGACCGCACTGGGCCTTTTTAATGTGTTACTTGAATTAATGTAAGACCCGGTGTCAAGGATGTATCTAACATGCTAGCTTATTTGTCCTGGGGTATAAACATTGGGTTGATATTTTACCTGAAAAGTCCTCTACCAAATTtgtttctcctcatctctcctccttccttcaggCTTCCTTTTTTTCTTCTTGAGACTTCATATGGAGGTTGGAAGCCAACATTACACCATTACTACAACCGTccggagtgtggacctcagttcatctttcaatcacccacatagGTATATGCACCTAAAATCCAATGAGGAGATTttagaggcaggacttgcagcgcagCGCGttgagcgtcacaaatagaaccaagttgtATTTTAGCGCCCGGCTACGCAGTCGCTTGCTAACGCTAACGCGCGCAATGATTGAATGCCTTTTATGCCTTTTACTTGATGTGCTCTTTTCAAATGGCACAGTtcaattaaaaaataaacatgacATGCCCCTCAGAGGAATCTACATTAAATAATTATATATTTATAGCCATCTGAGGAATCTTATCTCACCAAGACCATGTTGAAATGACTACTGCTATCCTACTCTTTCAAAATGGCTACATTTTCCGTTTACTGAATGGCTCACCAATCATTCTCCACTTTGTCTGTCTTGGAACATTACTGTGCTGTGCCAGTATACTGTAcacgtgtaaaaaaaaaaaatacaaccaCAGAAAGTACTGATGAACTAATGCTTGGGTATTTTGACTGtctttgtaaaaaaaatgtatgtgaattACTTTCTAATAACAGGTGGGAAGTGTCccaaaatggccccctattccttttatagagcaCCATTTTAACCAGagtcttatgggccctggtctaaagtagtgcactaaataaggaatagtgtgccatttgggacatgcaTAGAGTTCATGACTGCTCTGTTTAAAGGGTATTGCTAATGAATGTCCATGAGTGTACAGACTTGACTGATGAAGCCGCTTCATTTTCTTTTCTCACACCAGTTCTGCTTGTGTGATTTCGCACCCTCCCGCTTGCTTTGAATTTTGTGGTAACCTTTCTTTCCGTTTACATGTATATGTCCTTTGTATGTTGTCATGCCAGTGGTTATACATTTCAGGTGAGATGTCAAATCAGATGAAAAAGAAAATTGATCTCAGTAAATGTTGTTGGATAGATTTGAAGAGCATGTCAAACAGTTGAGCTCTAA belongs to Oncorhynchus gorbuscha isolate QuinsamMale2020 ecotype Even-year linkage group LG22, OgorEven_v1.0, whole genome shotgun sequence and includes:
- the LOC124009705 gene encoding cAMP-responsive element modulator-like isoform X2, with protein sequence MAVTGDETESAATGDMPAYQLRSPTSGLPQGLVMAASPGSLSMHSPPVHTEEVTRKREVRLMKNREAARECRRKKKEYVRCLENRVGVLENQNKTLIEELRALKDIYCHKNE